In candidate division KSB1 bacterium, the DNA window GCCAACATTCATACATGTCTGTGATTAAATCAATCTATTTATCCTGTGATTGCTAGCTTTATTTATACGTGATGGTTAAACCAAATAATTTACAACAAGCCATCATCACACAGCCTCTCTTTAAATTGCTTTGTTATTATTCAAAGTGAAATACTTAACCTACTTATATTTCTTATAGTAAGGCCATTCTTAGGTGGTTCGGTTTGAAACCGAAATTATTTATTTTTGAGATTCTGAAATATTATATGAATAATTTAAATTTACAAGTTTTTTACAATTACCGTGTGGCAATTCATGAAACTAATTAATTAAGAACAGTTAACTTACTCATTCATAAATAAATGTTAATCCATTGTGAAATAATGAAATTTAAAAGGCCTTGCACAGCCACTACATAAATACCAAGACAGTTAAAATGATGGTCGTAACGATTTAATGAAGGTAAACTGATTTAGGATAATAAGACCCTTCAGGGTAAATAAGAGCCTTCAGGGTTAAATAAGACCTCTCAGGTTTTAAAAACCTGAGAGGAATAGGAAACAATATATGCCAAAATCAAATGAATTTGTTGACTATTTACTGGAACGGCTGGAACCGTTCGGACAAGTAACAGCAAGAGCGATGTTTGGCGGGTATGGAATTTACCATAACCAGCTGATGTTTGGCCTGGTTGCAGATGATATGTTGTATCTCAAAGTTGATAACATAAATCGCAAAGAATTTGAAGAAAGGAAATTGCAGCCATTTGTATATGTCAAACAAGGTAAGGCGATGAAAATGTCATATTACCAGGTTCCGGAAGAAGCGCTGGACAATTCTGATGAAACGTGTCGATGGGCTGAATTGGCATATTCTGCAGCTCTTCGCGGTCAAAGTAAAACTAAGAAAAAGAAATAGATCTTCCCTTACAAAGGATCCACTGCTCCATTTTCAGAAAAGGCTTCCGAGCGTTCAACACAAGCGCCACATTTACCACATGGCAACGATTCTCCCTGGTAACAGGTCCAGGTCAATTCATAGGGTACGCCGAGGCGAATACCAACCTTAACTATACCTGTCTTTGTATCGTTTAAAAATGGCGTCTTTAAACTGATTGCATCGTAATGCCCTAATTTTAATACTTTTCTCGCCGCCTGAATAAACTCAGGCCGACAATCTGGATAAATGGCATGATCGCCGGCATGAACACCCATATACAAAGTTGATGCACCAACCGACGCTGCAAATGCAGCTCCTGAAGATAGAAACATCAAGTTTCGGAAAGGAACAACCGTTAAACGCATGGATGGATCCGTGTAATGGCCTTCGGGGA includes these proteins:
- a CDS encoding TfoX/Sxy family protein, with amino-acid sequence MPKSNEFVDYLLERLEPFGQVTARAMFGGYGIYHNQLMFGLVADDMLYLKVDNINRKEFEERKLQPFVYVKQGKAMKMSYYQVPEEALDNSDETCRWAELAYSAALRGQSKTKKKK
- the queC gene encoding 7-cyano-7-deazaguanine synthase QueC; protein product: NAIHFYYGQRHQREKQAAKKIAEFYKIPLHHLDLSNIFSSLKGNALTDIDEVEIPEGHYTDPSMRLTVVPFRNLMFLSSGAAFAASVGASTLYMGVHAGDHAIYPDCRPEFIQAARKVLKLGHYDAISLKTPFLNDTKTGIVKVGIRLGVPYELTWTCYQGESLPCGKCGACVERSEAFSENGAVDPL